One part of the Halodesulfovibrio sp. genome encodes these proteins:
- a CDS encoding F0F1 ATP synthase subunit gamma, with protein MPSLKDVQLQIAGVKKTKQITKAMNMVASAKLRGAQSRIERFRPYAEKFYDMLGDLASKADENAHPLLEVREEIKTCAIVLATSDRGLCGSFNAGLISKAEKLAKAKSAEGKDVKFYCVGKKGRDFAQKSEFDLVKGYPDSMGNFDFSLANELGMEIIHAYLTGEFDEVVLIYGEFVSMGKQVPVEQQILPMSSEEAPEVEEDTTGVKKEFIYEPAVEGLLAELLPRFIKVQIYRGLLDTSASEHAARMAAMDNATKNCDEMVDNLTLIYNKTRQAAITSDLMDIVGGAEALKG; from the coding sequence ATGCCTTCATTGAAAGATGTCCAATTACAGATTGCCGGGGTTAAGAAAACCAAGCAGATTACAAAAGCAATGAACATGGTTGCTTCTGCAAAACTGCGCGGTGCTCAGTCTCGTATCGAACGTTTCCGTCCTTATGCGGAAAAATTCTACGATATGCTGGGTGATCTTGCCAGCAAGGCAGACGAGAATGCACATCCACTGCTTGAAGTCCGTGAGGAAATCAAAACTTGTGCGATTGTGTTAGCAACTTCCGACCGTGGACTCTGCGGCAGCTTTAATGCTGGTCTTATTTCTAAGGCTGAAAAGCTCGCCAAAGCAAAATCTGCGGAAGGTAAAGACGTTAAGTTCTACTGCGTAGGTAAGAAAGGACGTGATTTTGCACAAAAATCTGAGTTCGACCTTGTAAAAGGTTACCCGGATTCCATGGGCAATTTTGACTTCTCTCTTGCTAACGAGCTGGGAATGGAAATTATCCATGCCTACCTCACTGGTGAATTTGATGAAGTTGTACTCATTTACGGCGAATTCGTAAGCATGGGTAAACAGGTTCCTGTTGAACAGCAGATCCTTCCTATGTCCTCTGAAGAAGCACCTGAGGTTGAAGAAGACACCACAGGCGTTAAAAAAGAGTTTATCTACGAACCAGCTGTAGAAGGTCTCCTTGCAGAACTTCTGCCCCGCTTTATTAAGGTCCAGATTTACCGTGGTTTGCTTGATACTTCTGCATCTGAACATGCAGCTCGTATGGCAGCTATGGATAATGCCACAAAAAACTGTGACGAAATGGTCGACAACCTGACACTTATCTATAACAAGACCCGTCAGGCCGCCATTACCAGTGACCTAATGGATATTGTCGGTGGCGCTGAAGCGCTGAAAGGATAA
- the atpA gene encoding F0F1 ATP synthase subunit alpha — protein MQIKAEEISQIIESQIENYEQRVEMSETGTVLYVGDGIARVYGVRNAMAMELLEFPGGLMGMVLNLEEDNVGVALLGDDTGVKEGDPVKRTGQIFSVPVGDEVMGRVLNPLGQPLDGLGPIEAAQVRPVELKAPGIIARKSVHEPMPTGIKAIDAMTPVGRGQRELVIGDRQVGKTAVCLDAILAQKNTDIHCFYVAIGQKKSTVALVADTLKKHGAMEYTTIISATASEPAPLQFISAYTGCTMAEHYRDNGKHALIVYDDLSKQATAYRQMSLLLRRPPGREAFPGDVFYLHSRLLERAAKVNDDLGAGSMTALPIIETQAGDVSAYIPTNVISITDGQVYLEPNLFNAGIRPAINVGLSVSRVGGAAQIKAMKQVAGTMRLDLAQYRELAAFAQFGSDLDKATQAKLNRGARLVELLKQPQYEPMEFCEQVASMYAATRGFMDDVEVEKIREFESGLLDFLRSSKSDILADLKDRAVIDDDIEGRLKAAIDEFKKSFSA, from the coding sequence ATGCAGATTAAAGCAGAAGAAATCTCCCAAATTATTGAAAGCCAGATCGAAAATTACGAACAGCGTGTAGAAATGAGCGAAACCGGTACTGTACTATACGTAGGTGACGGTATTGCTCGTGTTTACGGTGTTCGTAATGCTATGGCCATGGAGCTGCTGGAATTCCCAGGCGGTCTTATGGGCATGGTTCTTAACCTTGAAGAGGACAACGTTGGTGTTGCTCTTCTTGGTGACGACACAGGCGTTAAAGAAGGCGACCCAGTAAAACGTACTGGTCAGATCTTCTCCGTACCAGTTGGTGACGAAGTTATGGGTCGCGTTTTGAACCCGCTTGGTCAGCCACTCGACGGTCTCGGACCAATTGAAGCTGCTCAGGTTCGTCCTGTTGAGCTTAAAGCTCCTGGTATCATCGCACGTAAATCCGTTCACGAGCCAATGCCTACCGGCATTAAAGCTATTGACGCAATGACCCCTGTAGGTCGTGGTCAGCGTGAACTGGTTATCGGTGACCGTCAGGTTGGTAAAACAGCTGTTTGTCTTGACGCTATTCTGGCGCAGAAAAATACTGACATCCACTGCTTCTACGTAGCTATCGGTCAGAAAAAATCTACCGTTGCTCTTGTAGCAGATACCCTTAAGAAGCATGGCGCGATGGAATACACAACCATCATCTCTGCTACCGCTTCTGAACCGGCACCATTGCAGTTTATTTCTGCATACACCGGTTGTACCATGGCTGAGCACTACCGCGACAATGGCAAACACGCTCTCATCGTTTACGATGATCTGTCCAAACAGGCTACTGCGTACCGCCAGATGTCTCTCCTGCTCCGTCGCCCTCCAGGACGTGAAGCGTTCCCGGGTGACGTATTCTACCTGCACTCCAGACTTCTTGAGCGTGCAGCTAAAGTTAACGACGATCTCGGCGCTGGTTCAATGACTGCTCTGCCTATCATTGAAACTCAGGCTGGTGACGTATCTGCATACATTCCTACCAACGTAATTTCCATTACTGATGGTCAGGTTTACCTTGAGCCAAACCTCTTCAACGCCGGTATCCGCCCTGCTATTAACGTAGGTCTTTCTGTATCCCGAGTTGGTGGTGCTGCTCAGATTAAAGCTATGAAGCAGGTTGCAGGTACTATGCGTCTTGATCTTGCTCAGTACCGCGAACTCGCAGCGTTTGCTCAGTTCGGTTCTGACCTTGATAAAGCAACTCAGGCTAAACTGAATCGCGGTGCCCGTCTCGTTGAGCTGCTCAAGCAGCCTCAGTACGAGCCAATGGAATTCTGCGAGCAGGTTGCTTCTATGTACGCTGCTACTCGTGGCTTCATGGATGACGTTGAAGTTGAAAAGATTCGTGAATTCGAATCCGGATTGCTCGACTTCCTGCGTTCTTCCAAGTCCGACATTCTTGCTGACCTCAAAGATCGTGCTGTAATTGACGATGACATTGAAGGTCGCCTGAAAGCCGCTATTGACGAGTTCAAAAAAAGCTTTAGCGCTTAA
- the atpH gene encoding ATP synthase F1 subunit delta, which produces MTGNIIARRYARALFSLGKKAGSEELKAYGKELDALAKVIKSTPELGKIFRNPIISIEEKKAVLASLLDKGNVSVVVRNFCNLLADKDRLTTIPEIQAFYNVLLDAEQGVVRGELITAIKLPKAKCDKVKSQLEKQAGQKLFLSFSTDKSILGGVVLKVGDKVLDASLRAQLGILKENIKRGE; this is translated from the coding sequence TTGACCGGTAACATCATAGCAAGAAGATACGCCAGGGCGCTATTTTCTCTTGGCAAAAAGGCTGGCTCTGAAGAGCTGAAAGCCTACGGCAAGGAGCTTGATGCACTGGCTAAAGTGATCAAGAGCACACCTGAGCTTGGTAAAATATTCCGAAATCCAATTATCTCTATTGAGGAAAAGAAGGCAGTTCTGGCTTCTTTGTTGGATAAAGGTAACGTAAGCGTTGTTGTCCGCAACTTCTGCAATTTGCTCGCGGATAAAGACCGTCTTACTACCATTCCGGAAATTCAAGCCTTTTACAATGTTCTGCTTGATGCCGAACAGGGTGTTGTTCGCGGTGAGCTGATTACCGCAATCAAACTTCCTAAGGCCAAGTGCGATAAAGTAAAATCCCAATTGGAAAAACAGGCTGGCCAGAAGCTGTTCCTGTCTTTCAGTACCGACAAGTCCATCCTTGGCGGCGTTGTACTGAAAGTAGGCGACAAGGTACTCGACGCTAGCCTCAGAGCACAGCTGGGTATCTTGAAAGAAAACATCAAGAGGGGTGAGTAG
- a CDS encoding ATP synthase F0 subunit B yields the protein MATTAFAQTEGHGLPWDNFAYRVITLVVVLGVIWYAGGSKIKAFFNGRASGIEEELISLETRKADAKAKLADVEQRIANMDAEAQSILDEYRKQGEAAKAAIIERAEKSAAQITEQASKAAENEVKQAMEQMREEMAELVADAAEQMIAKKLNKKSHEALIDKYLTKVVLS from the coding sequence ATGGCAACTACAGCGTTCGCACAGACCGAAGGACATGGCTTACCGTGGGATAACTTCGCATACCGCGTAATTACCCTCGTAGTCGTACTCGGCGTCATCTGGTATGCAGGTGGAAGCAAGATCAAAGCCTTCTTTAATGGTCGCGCAAGCGGCATTGAAGAAGAGCTGATATCTCTTGAAACTCGCAAAGCAGATGCAAAAGCCAAGCTAGCTGACGTTGAACAGCGCATTGCCAACATGGATGCAGAAGCCCAGAGCATCCTTGATGAATACCGTAAACAGGGTGAAGCAGCTAAAGCTGCTATCATTGAGCGCGCTGAGAAGTCCGCTGCCCAGATTACGGAACAGGCAAGCAAAGCTGCTGAAAACGAAGTAAAGCAGGCTATGGAGCAGATGCGTGAAGAAATGGCTGAACTTGTTGCTGATGCTGCTGAGCAGATGATTGCTAAGAAGCTCAACAAAAAAAGCCACGAAGCACTCATCGATAAATACTTAACTAAGGTGGTGCTCAGTTGA
- a CDS encoding ATP synthase F0 subunit B, producing MIDLDITLLIQLVNFLIVLVGLNALLIRPIREIIKQRQDKVLGLLGDAEQFVEASDSKIKNYENALAEARKAAVAEREKVKEVALAQEADIVAKATADAQASIAASREKVATDVAKAMDTLKGQVGALAEQTMAKVLG from the coding sequence ATGATCGATTTGGATATTACGTTACTTATCCAATTGGTGAACTTCCTCATCGTGCTGGTTGGCTTGAACGCACTCCTGATCCGCCCCATCCGGGAGATTATCAAGCAACGCCAGGACAAAGTGTTAGGGTTGCTTGGCGACGCCGAACAGTTCGTCGAAGCCTCTGACTCCAAAATCAAGAACTACGAGAACGCTCTTGCTGAAGCGCGTAAAGCAGCTGTTGCTGAACGCGAAAAAGTTAAAGAGGTCGCTCTCGCTCAGGAAGCAGACATTGTAGCCAAGGCAACCGCAGACGCTCAGGCTTCTATCGCTGCATCCAGAGAGAAAGTCGCTACCGATGTAGCAAAAGCTATGGATACGCTGAAAGGGCAAGTGGGCGCTCTGGCGGAACAAACCATGGCAAAAGTGCTCGGATAG
- a CDS encoding polymer-forming cytoskeletal protein has translation MAKDEINAFLGSGTIYEGKLNFQGSVRIDGNFTGEVISEGTLVVGKDAKMKGQIRVSQMILSGHITGEVYATERVVLHKTANLVGTLHTPALVVEEGAKVEGQVSMNGATEAIVKEPAA, from the coding sequence ATGGCTAAAGACGAAATCAATGCCTTTTTAGGTTCTGGCACAATTTACGAGGGTAAACTTAACTTTCAGGGTTCTGTTCGCATCGACGGTAACTTTACCGGCGAGGTCATTTCTGAAGGTACTCTGGTAGTCGGTAAAGATGCCAAAATGAAAGGACAGATCCGTGTAAGCCAGATGATTTTATCCGGTCACATTACCGGCGAAGTATACGCAACAGAGCGTGTTGTACTGCATAAAACAGCTAATTTAGTGGGTACCCTGCATACCCCTGCTCTTGTTGTTGAAGAAGGCGCAAAAGTTGAAGGTCAAGTTTCTATGAATGGCGCTACTGAAGCCATTGTCAAAGAACCTGCTGCTTAG
- the rodA gene encoding rod shape-determining protein RodA: MIAFDRRLLTHMNWGLLLITILLFSIGVLNLYSASAFMSQEGMAVTAYYQKQLLWGLIGFGVLILSVLIDYRHLKSLAWPIFIVTIITLLLVPVAGKTIYGARRWLDLGFFNFQPSELAKISTIIITARLLSRSAHPLDWKELFIMLGICSIPAALILTQPDLGTTLNMLLNVGGIILFRGLTRRVFKTCAVVIPSLIPVGWFCMLDYQRQRVLTFLNPGDDPLGAGYQIIQSQIAIGSGQLTGKGFLGGTQSQLRFLPEKHTDFAIAVFGEEWGFIGCLLLLSLFCLFLLAIFTTSRDAKDRFGSFISAGVFFYFFWQFLINMGMVMGLMPVVGIPLPFISYGGSATVVNLCLIGLVLNVSMRRFVFKTD, encoded by the coding sequence ATGATTGCATTTGACCGAAGACTACTGACACATATGAACTGGGGATTGCTCCTTATCACAATTCTATTGTTCAGCATCGGAGTTTTAAACCTCTACTCTGCAAGTGCATTTATGTCTCAGGAAGGTATGGCTGTTACTGCGTATTACCAAAAGCAACTGCTTTGGGGACTAATTGGCTTTGGCGTACTCATCCTGTCTGTGCTCATTGATTACCGGCATTTAAAAAGTCTCGCGTGGCCTATTTTTATTGTTACCATCATCACACTTTTGCTGGTTCCTGTTGCTGGCAAAACCATTTATGGCGCACGCCGCTGGCTTGATCTCGGATTTTTTAATTTTCAGCCTAGTGAACTTGCTAAAATTTCGACGATTATAATCACAGCGCGTCTTTTGTCCCGCTCTGCCCATCCACTCGACTGGAAAGAGCTTTTCATCATGCTTGGTATTTGCTCCATCCCTGCTGCACTTATTTTAACTCAGCCTGACCTTGGAACAACACTGAACATGTTACTGAATGTTGGTGGAATCATTTTATTTCGAGGACTTACACGACGTGTTTTTAAAACATGTGCCGTAGTAATCCCGTCACTGATTCCTGTCGGGTGGTTCTGTATGCTCGACTACCAGCGACAACGTGTGCTTACTTTTTTGAACCCCGGTGACGACCCGCTAGGGGCTGGATATCAGATTATTCAATCCCAAATTGCGATTGGTTCCGGTCAACTTACCGGCAAAGGTTTCCTTGGCGGTACACAGTCACAGTTGCGTTTTTTACCGGAAAAGCATACGGACTTTGCTATTGCAGTATTTGGGGAGGAATGGGGATTTATAGGCTGTCTATTATTACTGTCTCTTTTTTGCCTTTTTTTACTAGCCATATTTACCACCAGCAGAGATGCTAAAGACCGCTTTGGCTCTTTCATATCCGCCGGAGTTTTCTTTTACTTCTTCTGGCAGTTCCTTATCAACATGGGAATGGTGATGGGACTTATGCCGGTAGTTGGTATTCCACTACCTTTTATCAGCTACGGCGGTAGTGCTACGGTGGTTAACCTATGCCTTATAGGTCTTGTACTGAATGTTTCGATGCGACGATTTGTTTTTAAAACAGATTAA
- the mrdA gene encoding penicillin-binding protein 2: protein MSIQLDPEGYQPPKTGLWLLQGLVLLLFLIFLLRFWYLQVHHGEDFAKKARDNRIRQAQIYAPRGLLRARNGELLAENRPAYGLGIVREDVQDIEATLQQISKWTEVPLKNIEKRYKKGRRRAKAFEPMLLVPTIDFSQLATIEANSLDWPGLVIITRPQRFYPEGELFAHILGYVSEANEKELEKNKELSLGDTVGKQGLELIKEDTLRGTKGLRQMEVDISGREYNSQTLEEPSAGSSVSLSIDLGLQRIAAKQLEGQAGCIVVMNPDNGELHALVTTPSFDPNAFTRGLSHKEWGELRDNPKFPLQNRVIQSVYPPASIWKLLMAGLYLQEGVDPNETINCSGKYKLGNHIFRCWKKWGHGPENLTDALVHSCDVYFYEMSQRIGIDKIEAFARKNGFGSKTGIDLPHERSGLVPSKAWKRKRFNQPWQGGETVITSIGQGFTLVTPVQMAVFISSLLNENGELLKPNLFKGAPKTVRGISPLTKKQREFIVKAMQETVEAKHGTARKLRTDKAIVGGKTGTAQVIKLKIDANDNRLKNEDLEYWQRDHAWMAAWAKFNGKKYVVVTMVEHGGGGSATAGPIIRNILNYIYEHDK, encoded by the coding sequence ATGTCAATACAACTTGACCCAGAAGGTTACCAGCCGCCTAAAACGGGATTATGGTTATTGCAGGGGCTTGTTCTCCTGCTTTTTCTCATTTTTTTACTCAGGTTCTGGTATCTTCAAGTTCACCACGGTGAAGATTTTGCGAAAAAGGCACGAGACAACCGGATTCGTCAGGCTCAAATCTATGCCCCACGCGGTTTGTTGCGGGCACGCAACGGCGAACTGCTCGCTGAAAACCGTCCGGCGTATGGTCTCGGCATTGTCCGTGAAGACGTGCAGGATATTGAAGCTACCTTACAGCAAATCAGTAAATGGACGGAAGTTCCTCTTAAAAACATAGAAAAGCGCTACAAAAAAGGGCGTCGTCGCGCCAAAGCTTTTGAACCTATGTTACTTGTTCCTACCATTGATTTTTCACAACTTGCTACCATTGAAGCAAACTCGCTGGACTGGCCAGGTCTGGTAATCATCACCCGCCCTCAACGCTTTTATCCCGAAGGCGAACTCTTTGCGCATATTCTTGGATACGTTTCTGAAGCGAATGAAAAAGAGCTGGAAAAAAACAAAGAGCTGAGTCTCGGTGACACCGTTGGTAAGCAAGGCTTAGAACTTATCAAGGAAGATACCCTGCGTGGCACAAAAGGGCTACGTCAGATGGAAGTAGATATTTCAGGGCGCGAATACAACTCGCAAACCTTGGAAGAGCCTTCCGCCGGTTCCTCTGTCAGTCTTTCTATCGACTTAGGGTTACAACGAATTGCAGCGAAGCAGCTTGAAGGTCAGGCTGGATGTATTGTTGTGATGAATCCTGATAATGGCGAATTACATGCACTGGTTACGACCCCTAGTTTTGACCCTAACGCCTTCACTCGCGGCTTGAGTCACAAAGAATGGGGTGAACTCCGTGATAACCCCAAATTCCCGCTGCAAAACCGCGTTATTCAATCTGTATATCCTCCAGCATCCATTTGGAAGCTCCTTATGGCAGGACTCTACTTACAGGAAGGCGTTGACCCGAACGAGACCATTAATTGTTCTGGAAAATACAAACTTGGCAACCACATTTTCCGCTGCTGGAAAAAGTGGGGGCATGGTCCTGAAAACTTAACTGACGCACTTGTACATTCCTGCGATGTCTACTTTTATGAAATGAGCCAGCGCATTGGAATTGATAAAATAGAAGCCTTTGCACGCAAGAATGGCTTTGGATCAAAAACAGGAATTGACCTGCCGCACGAACGTTCTGGGCTTGTGCCTTCCAAAGCATGGAAACGCAAACGGTTCAACCAGCCTTGGCAAGGTGGTGAAACAGTAATCACATCCATCGGTCAAGGTTTCACGCTGGTAACACCTGTACAGATGGCAGTTTTTATCTCTTCGTTATTGAATGAAAACGGGGAACTTCTCAAACCTAATCTGTTTAAAGGTGCGCCGAAGACTGTTCGAGGCATTTCACCGCTTACCAAAAAACAGCGAGAATTTATCGTCAAAGCTATGCAGGAAACTGTTGAGGCTAAACACGGCACAGCACGCAAGTTGCGGACAGATAAAGCTATTGTTGGTGGGAAAACCGGAACAGCACAGGTTATAAAGCTTAAAATTGACGCCAATGATAACCGCCTCAAAAACGAAGATCTTGAGTACTGGCAGCGAGACCATGCTTGGATGGCTGCTTGGGCTAAGTTTAACGGTAAAAAATACGTTGTTGTCACTATGGTCGAACATGGCGGCGGCGGATCTGCTACTGCCGGTCCAATTATTCGTAATATTTTGAATTACATTTACGAGCACGACAAATGA
- the mreC gene encoding rod shape-determining protein MreC encodes MRSGAVDRFAANTGLEFTGAVLKPGKWVVHNTTTLWDEYIHLQDVQQENVRLLTQVKDLSFELAAARENVAELKRLRALMHLSPPPMWSRVAARVLSYRIGVQAELDSIILDKGYVDGAGKNTPVVTHEGVVGRIIKAGPTTASALLLTDMNSRIAAISSKNRTRGLLVGSGNRDELLLKYVPINALLEEGELLVTSGLAGAYPKGLPIARIVSIGHSDISLFKTVKAIPLASLSNLEEIILLQAAPAVAEAEVTPQSSEQVSSEITKQNATN; translated from the coding sequence ATGCGTTCCGGTGCGGTTGACCGTTTTGCTGCCAACACAGGGTTAGAATTCACCGGCGCTGTTTTAAAGCCCGGCAAATGGGTTGTACATAATACAACAACCCTTTGGGACGAATACATTCACCTTCAAGATGTTCAGCAAGAAAACGTCCGACTGTTAACGCAGGTAAAAGACTTAAGTTTTGAGCTTGCGGCCGCCAGAGAAAATGTTGCCGAGTTGAAACGACTCAGGGCACTTATGCACCTCTCTCCACCTCCTATGTGGAGCAGAGTTGCTGCCCGTGTGCTCTCGTATAGAATCGGAGTACAGGCAGAACTGGACTCTATCATTCTCGACAAAGGCTACGTGGACGGCGCAGGAAAAAACACCCCTGTCGTTACCCATGAAGGTGTTGTAGGGCGCATAATTAAAGCAGGTCCTACAACGGCTTCTGCCCTATTGCTGACTGACATGAACAGTCGCATTGCGGCTATCAGCAGCAAAAACCGGACTCGAGGACTCCTTGTAGGCTCCGGTAACCGAGATGAGCTGCTACTCAAGTACGTTCCTATCAATGCTCTGCTTGAAGAAGGGGAATTGCTTGTAACTTCCGGTCTTGCCGGTGCATACCCAAAAGGTTTGCCTATTGCCAGAATCGTATCTATTGGACATTCTGACATTTCCTTGTTCAAAACAGTTAAGGCCATACCGCTTGCCAGCTTGAGTAATCTTGAGGAAATCATACTGTTACAAGCAGCGCCTGCTGTTGCAGAAGCTGAAGTGACACCTCAATCGAGCGAACAGGTCTCTTCAGAAATTACTAAGCAGAACGCAACTAACTAG
- a CDS encoding rod shape-determining protein: MANALNFLLGMFSSDLAIDLGTANTCVYVKGQGIVLREPSVVAVKKDSRGGSVVLAVGQDAKRMLGRTPGNIQAIRPMKDGVIADFEITEAMLRHFITKVHNSRRLVRPRIIICVPTGITQVEKRAVKESAQSAGAREVYLIEEPMAAAIGANLPIQEPTSNMVVDIGGGTTEVAVISLSGVVYSKSVRVGGDKMDEAIMTHVKRKYSMLIGEATAEDIKIKIASAYTMPQEETLEVKGRDLVTGIPQHITITSEEIRKSIAEQVDSIVQAVRIALEQTPPELAADIVDRGIVLTGGGALLKGLDQLLRDETSLPITVVDDPLSTVVIGTGKALDNLDILKEVTVD, from the coding sequence ATGGCCAACGCACTAAATTTTCTTCTTGGAATGTTTTCCAGCGACCTTGCTATTGACCTTGGAACCGCGAACACCTGCGTTTACGTAAAAGGACAAGGCATTGTACTGCGCGAGCCTTCCGTAGTTGCTGTTAAAAAAGACAGCCGCGGCGGCAGCGTTGTACTTGCTGTAGGGCAAGATGCCAAGCGCATGCTTGGACGTACCCCAGGCAATATTCAAGCGATCCGCCCAATGAAAGATGGCGTTATCGCAGATTTTGAAATTACGGAAGCCATGCTCCGTCATTTTATCACCAAAGTCCACAATTCACGCCGTCTGGTGCGCCCTCGAATTATTATTTGTGTTCCTACCGGTATCACTCAGGTAGAAAAAAGAGCGGTAAAAGAATCTGCTCAAAGTGCAGGCGCACGTGAAGTTTACCTGATTGAAGAACCGATGGCTGCAGCAATTGGTGCGAACCTTCCGATTCAGGAACCTACCTCCAACATGGTAGTTGATATCGGAGGTGGTACTACAGAAGTTGCGGTTATCTCTCTTTCCGGTGTTGTTTACTCCAAATCTGTTCGCGTTGGCGGTGACAAAATGGACGAAGCCATTATGACACACGTAAAACGTAAATACAGTATGCTCATTGGTGAAGCGACCGCGGAAGATATTAAAATCAAAATCGCCTCTGCGTACACAATGCCACAAGAGGAAACTCTTGAAGTAAAAGGTCGTGACCTTGTTACTGGTATTCCGCAGCACATTACTATTACTTCCGAAGAAATCAGAAAATCCATCGCAGAACAGGTTGATTCCATTGTTCAGGCTGTACGTATTGCACTTGAACAAACTCCACCGGAACTTGCAGCGGACATTGTTGACCGTGGTATTGTTCTCACTGGTGGCGGTGCATTGCTTAAAGGTCTCGATCAGCTTCTGCGTGACGAAACTTCTTTGCCTATCACTGTTGTGGACGATCCGCTTTCCACTGTTGTTATTGGCACTGGTAAGGCACTCGACAACTTGGATATTCTGAAGGAGGTAACAGTCGATTAA
- a CDS encoding TIGR01212 family radical SAM protein (This family includes YhcC from E. coli K-12, an uncharacterized radical SAM protein.), with the protein MNRYLQLATYFRYRFAERVQKIPLDAGATCPNRDGTLSRSGCIFCNPSGSGSGMGLQGMSLNDQWDSWYNKYTRSQNARLFIAYLQSFSNTYGTPEKLSKNLASITSLQGVMGVSIGTRPDCINTEKLDIIAKQQLDEIWLELGLQSAHNATLERINRGHSYEDFVEAVNLAAERGIKVCSHLIAGLPGESVEDFLKTVEMVSKLPLRGIKFHSLYVAEGTVLEKMWRMGDYTPMSEEEFIDAIARAVPKVPSTVVIQRLTGDALEGELLAPKWGTAKRALIDKIMAELVARDTWQGKDVDAPHGIPLWFTIRENLPRRLREQWDIEYDAIAEQMGFLPRQ; encoded by the coding sequence ATGAATAGATATCTCCAATTAGCAACTTACTTTCGCTATCGATTTGCAGAGCGTGTACAGAAGATTCCGCTGGATGCCGGGGCGACCTGTCCCAACCGAGATGGAACGCTTTCTCGTTCCGGATGCATTTTTTGCAATCCCTCAGGTTCGGGTTCTGGAATGGGTCTCCAGGGGATGAGTTTGAATGATCAGTGGGATTCCTGGTATAATAAATATACACGCTCTCAAAACGCGAGATTGTTTATAGCCTATTTGCAGTCTTTTTCCAATACTTATGGGACTCCAGAAAAACTCTCTAAAAACCTCGCTTCTATCACATCTTTACAAGGGGTTATGGGAGTATCTATCGGCACAAGACCAGATTGTATTAATACAGAAAAATTAGACATCATTGCGAAGCAGCAATTGGATGAGATTTGGCTAGAATTGGGGCTTCAGTCTGCCCATAACGCCACTCTTGAGCGTATAAATCGCGGACATTCTTATGAAGATTTTGTTGAAGCGGTGAATTTAGCAGCTGAAAGAGGCATAAAAGTCTGTTCACATTTGATTGCAGGGCTGCCCGGTGAGTCCGTTGAAGATTTTTTAAAGACAGTGGAGATGGTGAGTAAACTTCCGTTGCGCGGTATCAAGTTTCACAGCTTGTATGTTGCAGAAGGTACTGTGCTTGAAAAAATGTGGCGGATGGGTGACTACACTCCAATGAGTGAAGAAGAATTTATCGATGCTATAGCGCGTGCTGTGCCCAAAGTTCCGAGCACTGTGGTTATTCAGCGTCTGACAGGCGATGCTCTCGAAGGCGAATTGCTCGCCCCTAAATGGGGGACAGCAAAACGTGCATTGATAGATAAAATTATGGCAGAGCTTGTTGCAAGAGATACATGGCAGGGCAAGGACGTTGATGCTCCACATGGTATTCCACTGTGGTTTACTATCAGAGAGAACCTGCCGCGGCGCCTGCGCGAGCAATGGGACATAGAGTATGATGCAATTGCAGAACAAATGGGCTTTTTGCCGCGTCAATAA
- a CDS encoding MGMT family protein: MFLPEVEQVVGNKLRLILNWQDSKLIEISLLWADGEKSSDALSETAQQLQACLLRYESGEHVHWPRISFALENMTPFGQKVLTALMQVPYGETVSYGELAGLAGSPNAARGVGQIMARNRWPLLIPCHRVVAASGIGGFSAQGVSMKRYLLGLEGVLPLGSD; this comes from the coding sequence ATGTTTCTACCAGAAGTTGAACAAGTAGTCGGCAATAAGTTACGGCTTATTTTAAACTGGCAGGACTCAAAACTGATTGAGATTTCTTTGCTGTGGGCTGATGGAGAGAAATCTTCTGACGCCTTGTCTGAAACAGCACAGCAATTACAGGCTTGTCTGCTTCGGTATGAATCCGGTGAGCACGTCCATTGGCCTCGAATTTCTTTTGCTCTCGAAAATATGACTCCATTTGGTCAAAAGGTACTGACCGCTTTAATGCAGGTTCCTTACGGTGAAACTGTATCCTATGGTGAGCTTGCAGGTTTGGCTGGCAGCCCCAATGCAGCACGCGGAGTAGGGCAAATTATGGCTCGTAACCGCTGGCCGCTGCTTATCCCTTGTCATCGCGTCGTAGCTGCTTCAGGAATCGGCGGTTTTTCTGCGCAGGGAGTAAGCATGAAACGATATCTTCTTGGATTAGAAGGTGTGTTGCCTTTAGGTTCTGATTAG